The Paraburkholderia dioscoreae DNA window GACGCCACCCGCGCTTTCGTCCACGCAGGATGCGCGATACCACACCGGCATGGCCTCCGGTACAGCCTGCCGCACCGCGAGCGCGGCTTCCAGCGCCAGGCGCGCGCGATTGTCGAACGCGCCGCCATAGCGATCCGTACGGTGATTCGCCAGTGGCGACAGGAACTCGTGCAACAGATAGCCGTGCGCGCCGTGCAACTCGACAAAATCGAGTCCGGCTTCGACCGCCCGCCGCGCGCTCGCCGCGAACGCGGCAACGATGCGCGCAATACCGGCTTCATCTAGCGCCACGGGGATCGGCCAACCGTCGGCGTGCGCCAGCGCCGACGGCGCAATCGCGGTCCAGCCGCGCGGCGGCACTGCTTCCGCGAGCGGTCCCGCGCCGTCCCACGGGCTAGCCGAACTGGCTTTGCGCCCGGCGTGCCCGATCTGCACGCCAAGCGGGATACCCTGATCGCGATACAGCCCGGCCAACTGACGGAAACCAGCGATCTGGCCGTCGTGCCATAGGCCGAGACAGCCCTCGCTGATACGGCCGTCGCGTTCAACGGCCGTTGCCTCGATCAGCGCACCTCCCACACCGCCGAGCGCAAAGCGCGCGTGATGCGCAAGAT harbors:
- a CDS encoding NADH:flavin oxidoreductase/NADH oxidase, whose protein sequence is MREISLFTPFSSRGTTFANRIVVSPMCQYRAVEGQVGAWHLAHHARFALGGVGGALIEATAVERDGRISEGCLGLWHDGQIAGFRQLAGLYRDQGIPLGVQIGHAGRKASSASPWDGAGPLAEAVPPRGWTAIAPSALAHADGWPIPVALDEAGIARIVAAFAASARRAVEAGLDFVELHGAHGYLLHEFLSPLANHRTDRYGGAFDNRARLALEAALAVRQAVPEAMPVWYRASCVDESAGGVTLDETVELARRLKNIGIDLLDCSSGGIRGPVARSIRAEAPGHQVPYAERIRREAGMATMAVGLITEPEQANRIISDGSADFVAIGRELLADPNFVYRAARALGHPFPHEVLPRNFAFFLARRNMLSADAVTK